A part of Aegilops tauschii subsp. strangulata cultivar AL8/78 chromosome 2, Aet v6.0, whole genome shotgun sequence genomic DNA contains:
- the LOC109751252 gene encoding protein WEAK CHLOROPLAST MOVEMENT UNDER BLUE LIGHT 1, which translates to MESTHASEENNLKESSPVEIPETYVDSPTLEVSSNGGHENMNANMEKSAQAATSGISNGLPVAAEGSENPDIFVDSPTLEVSNGDHKNIDAHKEKSAQAATLDISNGLSVAADDSELSSHSQVLVKSHSDVAEHDVESNSPTGTGPEILSNSGPTETSKHSGKGQVDHSSSVYPVEVNHVEDKTRFQRKIAVKPKVIDDSEAKPESPYKGLIDTAAPFESVREAVTKFGGIVDWKAHKVQMMERRKFIQLELENAQKEIPQCKEELEAAEMAKSRVLDELETTKRIIEELKHELEKAQMEEVQAKQDSELAQLRVQEIERGVADDSSVIAKTQMEVAKERHEKSVAELKSVKEELRTLHEEYATLVNERDRAIKRAEEVLAAGKDIEKRVEGLTVELIAAKGSLELAHAAHHDAEERRIGAVLAKEQDCLAWDGELVQAQEELQQLNNKLLSQNDLKKNLEANLRKLHGLKSELADYVESILCKEALGVAKEHESEDARQISSSIKETLASTQKELEEVKANIENTKTEAKLLRVAATTLRSELDREKASLDSLQQREVMASIAVSSLEAELNRTQKEIESVRSKEEDAQEKMVELPKMLQQAAQEAEDAKDAAQAAEEELRKAKEDTEQTKAAATTTSSRLCAVLKEIEASKASERLALAAVRALKESKEASNVEDSPRGVTLPISEYYALSKKAQEAEELANEKVAEALTQVESAKGSELESLDRLTEAAKEMDEKKRTLELALERAERANEGKLAAEQQLRKWRSDHEQRRKIQEAAKRAVNPVSSPFVDPYLKEQDSRLHMSGSSYEDHVPNRKLRKKKSFLPRMGSFLSRNTPAQT; encoded by the exons ATGGAGTCGACTCATGCATCTGAAGAAAATAACTTGAAAGAGTCATCTCCGGTAGAAATCCCAGAAACTTATGTGGATTCACCAACTCTGGAAGTCAGTAGCAACGGTGGTCACGAAAATATGAATGCAAACATGGAAAAGTCAGCTCAAGCAGCCACATCGGGTATCTCTAATGGCCTGCCAGTTGCTGCTGAAGGTTCAGAAAATCCAGATATTTTTGTGGATTCACCAACCCTGGAAGTCAGTAACGGTGATCACAAAAATATAGATGCACACAAGGAGAAGTCAGCCCAAGCAGCCACATTGGATATCTCTAATGGCCTGTCAGTTGCTGCCGATGATTCGGAGTTATCTTCACATTCACAGGTATTGGTAAAGTCTCATTCTGATGTAGCAGAGCACGACGTGGAATCAAATTCCCCTACGGGCACAGGTCCTGAAATCCTCTCAAATTCAGGACCAACAGAGACATCCAAACACTCCGGGAAGGGTCAGGTAGATCATTCCTCTTCAGTATATCCCGTCGAAGTGAACCATGTTGAAGACAAGACACGTTTTCAGAGAAAAATTGCTGTAAAACCAAAAGTGATAGATGATTCAGAAGCAAAACCCGAAAGTCCATATAAAGGCCTTATTGACACTGCTGCGCCTTTTGAGTCTGTGAGAGAAGCTGTCACCAAGTTTGGAGGAATTGTTGATTGGAAAGCTCACAAAGTTCAGATGATGGAG AGACGCAAGTTCATACAGCTTGAACTTGAAAATGCTCAGAAAGAAATTCCACAATGCAAAGAAGAACTTGAAGCCGCAGAGATGGCTAAGTCACGGGTACTTGATGAACTTGAGACTACTAAAAGAATTATAGAAGAGCTCAAGCATGAACTGGAGAAAGCACAGATGGAAGAAGTTCAAGCAAAACAGGACTCTGAGCTTGCACAGCTCAGGGTGCAAGAAATTGAGCGGGGAGTAGCTGATGATTCTAGTGTAATAGCCAAGACTCAAATGGAAGTCGCGAAAGAAAGGCACGAAAAATCTGTTGCCGAACTTAAATCAGTAAAGGAGGAGCTGAGAACATTACACGAAGAGTATGCTACCTTAGTCAATGAAAGAGACCGAGCAATCAAAAGGGCTGAAGAAGTGTTAGCCGCCGGGAAAGATATCGAGAAGCGAGTGGAGGGGCTGACTGTAGAACTGATTGCAGCTAAAGGATCTCTTGAGTTGGCCCATGCTGCACATCATGATGCTGAAGAACGTAGAATCGGTGCAGTACTGGCGAAAGAGCAAGATTGCCTTGCTTGGGATGGAGAGTTGGTCCAGGCACAAGAGGAGCTGCAACAACTGAACAATAAGCTTCTGTCCCAAAATGATTTGAAGAAGAATCTTGAAGCAAATTTGCGCAAGTTGCATGGCCTCAAGTCTGAGCTTGCAGACTATGTGGAGAGTATACTGTGCAAAGAAGCTTTAGGAGTTGCCAAGGAGCATGAGTCTGAAGACGCTAGACAAATTAGCAGCTCAATTAAGGAAACTCTAGCTTCAACACAGAAAGAGCTCGAGGAGGTTAAAGCAAACATAGAAAATACAAAAACTGAGGCCAAATTGTTAAGAGTTGCGGCGACAACTCTCAGATCAGAGCTGGACAGGGAGAAAGCTTCACTTGACTCATTGCAGCAGAGGGAAGTGATGGCATCAATTGCAGTTTCTTCACTAGAAGCTGAGCTCAACAGGACTCAAAAAGAGATAGAATCTGTGAGGTCCAAGGAAGAAGATGCCCAAGAGAAAATGGTGGAGCTCCCTAAGATGTTGCAGCAAGCAGCTCAGGAGGCCGAGGATGCCAAGGACGCAGCTCAAGCAGCAGAAGAGGAGCTGAGAAAAGCCAAGGAAGATACTGAGCAAACCAAAGCAGCTGCAACTACAACAAGCAGCAGGTTATGTGCTGTTCTGAAGGAAATAGAAGCATCCAAAGCGTCTGAGAGGCTAGCACTCGCGGCAGTTCGAGCATTGAAAGAAAGCAAAGAGGCCAGCAACGTCGAGGATTCTCCCAGAGGAGTGACGCTTCCTATAAGCGAGTATTacgcccttagcaagaaagcacAAGAAGCTGAAGAGCTGGCAAATGAGAAGGTGGCAGAAGCGCTGACACAGGTAGAGTCCGCGAAAGGCTCTGAATTAGAGAGCCTAGACAGGCTAACTGAAGCAGCAAAGGAGATGGATGAAaagaagagaactcttgaacttGCATTGGAGAGAGCCGAGAGGGCAAACGAGGGGAAACTTGCTGCTGAGCAGCAACTGAGGAAATGGAGATCTGACCATGAGCAGCGCCGGAAAATTCAGGAGGCGGCAAAGCGTGCGGTTAACCCTGTGAGTAGCCCATTTGTTGATCCTTACCTGAAAGAGCAGGATTCACGGCTACACATGTCAGGCAGTAGCTACGAGGACCATGTTCCGAACCGAAAGTTGCGAAAGAAAAAGTCGTTTCTCCCTCGAATGGGCTCATTTTTGTCGAGAAATACCCCGGCGCAAACATAA